One stretch of Malus domestica chromosome 14, GDT2T_hap1 DNA includes these proteins:
- the LOC103455469 gene encoding kinesin-like protein KIN-8A isoform X2 produces MPVSTRSQTNSVERSKPGSDQEPSHANLPLRNPHHGLKEKMRALTLLYEQQKQATAALRNPNPKSDPEQVRFASHPSVELFGSCKKEEREEPKQGSHHVMRENNSNAMHNSTVTRTYVLPQPPPTHAKENVAAAGLNDRILSFTSCPRKSKASTPVARRLSMGGHVQHVPGPPRESSGVAEGARNVQESETPSVSETPTSRILVFVRLRPMAKKEKEAGSRCCVRIVNRRDVYLTEFANENDYLRLKRLRGRHFMFDASFPDSTSQQEVYSSTTAELVEAVLQGRNGSVFCYGATGAGKTYTMLGTLENPGVMVLAIKDLFTKIRQRSCDGNHVVHLSYLEVYNETVRDLLSPGRPLVLREDKQGIVAAGLTQYRAYSADEVMALLQQGNQNRTTEPTRANETSSRSHAILQVVIEYRVKDASMNVVNRVGKLSLIDLAGSERALATDQRTARSLEGANINRSLLALSSCINALVEGKKHIPYRNSKLTQLLKDSLGGACNTVMIANISPCNLTFGETQNTLHWADRAKEIRTKACEVNEETLQLPETDTDQAKLLLELQKENRELRVQLAHQKQKLLVVQAQSFAANASPTPSSVASLLTPPTSAQANDKRKPRPSFLTRTCFTPESKKRGAEEAVRDLRRTVKTLEAEIERMKKDHTSQLKQKDDLIRELLRGSEKTPGAGREGGEKRAVTRTSLRLQEPSTKRIVTRASMRKQEASIGELKSPSHRFRSPVPTAKKRSFWDITTANSPSVATLNGRKTRSHVISEPAAAPSMLLQPGFARQKPERLK; encoded by the exons ATGCCTGTGTCGACTCGGTCTCAGACCAACTCAGTGGAGAGAAGCAAACCCGGTTCAGATCAAGAACCGAGCCACGCGAATCTTCCGCTAAGGAACCCACATCATGGATTGAAGGAAAAGATGAGAGCTTTGACGCTGCTCTACGAGCAGCAGAAGCAGGCCACGGCAGCGCTGAGGAACCCGAATCCGAAATCCGATCCGGAGCAGGTCCGATTCGCGAGCCACCCGAGCGTCGAGCTTTTCGgttcttgcaaaaaagaggagagagaagaaccGAAGCAGGGGAGCCACCACGTGATGAGAGAGAACAACAGCAACGCAATGCACAACTCCACCGTTACCAGAACTTACGTTCTGCCACAGCCGCCGCCAACCCACGCCAAGGAGAACGTGGCAGCGGCTGGATTAAACGACCGGATTCTCAGCTTTACTTCGTGTCCAAGAAAGAGCAAGGCTTCAACCCCGGTGGCGAGGAGGCTGTCAATGGGAGGTCACGTGCAGCACGTGCCGGGGCCGCCGCGGGAGTCCAGTGGGGTGGCGGAGGGGGCTAGGAATGTGCAAGAATCGGAGACCCCTTCGGTTTCGGAGACACCCACGAGTCGGATTCTTGTGTTTGTTAGGCTGAGGCCGATggccaagaaggaaaaggaggcGGGTTCCAGATGCTGCGTTCGAATTGTGAACCGGCGGGATGTTTACCTGACGGAGTTTGCGAACGAGAACGATTATCTGCGGCTGAAGAGGCTGCGGGGACGGCATTTCATGTTCGATGCTTCTTTCCCTGATTCCACTTCTCAGCAAGAAGTTTATTCCAGCAC TACAGCAGAGCTTGTGGAGGCAGTACTGCAGGGGAGGAATGGATCAGTGTTCTGCTATGGTGCCACTGGAGCTGGAAAAACATACACAATGCTCGGCACGCTGGAGAATCCGGGAGTGATGGTTTTGGCAATCAaggacctcttcaccaagataaGGCAGAGGAGCTGTGATGGAAACCATGTGGTTCATCTGTCCTATCTTGAGGTCTATAACGAAACCGTGAGGGATCTGCTCTCCCCCGGAAGGCCTCTTGTACTTCGAGAAGACAAACAG GGAATAGTGGCAGCCGGTCTTACACAATACAGAGCTTATTCCGCCGATGAA GTTATGGCATTACTTCagcaaggaaaccaaaaccgaacTACTGAACCAACTCGCGCTAATGAAACTTCCTCACGGTCCCATGCTATTTTGCAG GTTGTGATTGAATACCGAGTAAAAGATGCTTCTATGAATGTGGTCAACCGAGTAGGGAAGCTCTCACTAATTGATCTTGCCGGGTCAGAGAGAGCCCTTGCCACGGACCAGAGAACAGCTAGATCTCTTGAGGGTGCCAATATAAATCGGTCACTCTTAGCACTGAGCAGCTGCATCAATGCTCTTGTGGAAGGAAAGAAGCACATACCTTATAGGAACTCAAAGTTAACCCAACTTCTTAAGGATTCTTTAGGAGGAGCTTGTAACACTGTGATGATCGCGAACATCAGCCCTTGCAATCTCACCTTTGGTGAAACCCAAAACACGCTTCATTGGGCAGATCGAGCAAAGGAAATCAGGACTAAG GCGTGCGAGGTGAATGAGGAGACACTGCAATTACCGGAAACTGATACTGATCAAGCCAAGCTATTGCTTGAATTACAGAAGGAGAATCGTGAACTGCGAGTACAACTTGCACACCAGAAACAGAAGCTATTAGTTGTCCAAGCACAGTCCTTCGCTGCAAATGCCTCTCCAACGCCTTCTTCGGTTGCATCCCTCTTGACTCCTCCAACTTCTGCCCAAGCAAATGACAAGCGGAAACCCAGACCCTCTTTCTTGACCCGGACTTGCTTCACACCAGAGTCCAAGAAAAGAGGGGCTGAGGAAGCAGTTAGAGATCTTCGCCGGACTGTAAAGACATTGGAGGCAGAAATAGAGAGGATGAAGAAAGATCACACTTCACAGCTAAAGCAGAAAGATGATCTCATTCGTGAGCTTTTGAGGGGAAGTGAGAAAACACCAGGAGCAGGGAGGGAGGGTGGGGAAAAGAGGGCAGTGACAAGGACTAGCTTGAGACTGCAGGAGCCGAGCACAAAGAGGATCGTTACAAGAGCTAGCATGAGAAAACAGGAGGCAAGCATTGGTGAATTGAAGAGCCCAAGTCACCGTTTCAGGTCACCAGTCCCAACAGCTAAAAAACGAAGCTTTTGGGACATAACAACTGCAAACAGCCCATCAGTTGCTACATTAAATGGAAGAAAAACTAGAAGCCATGTCATTTCTGAACCTGCTGCAGCTCCCTCCATGCTTCTTCAG CCAGGTTTTGCACGACAAAAGCCCGAGCGTTTGAAGTAG
- the LOC103455469 gene encoding kinesin-like protein KIN-8A isoform X3, producing MPVSTRSQTNSVERSKPGSDQEPSHANLPLRNPHHGLKEKMRALTLLYEQQKQATAALRNPNPKSDPEQVRFASHPSVELFGSCKKEEREEPKQGSHHVMRENNSNAMHNSTVTRTYVLPQPPPTHAKENVAAAGLNDRILSFTSCPRKSKASTPVARRLSMGGHVQHVPGPPRESSGVAEGARNVQESETPSVSETPTSRILVFVRLRPMAKKEKEAGSRCCVRIVNRRDVYLTEFANENDYLRLKRLRGRHFMFDASFPDSTSQQEVYSSTTAELVEAVLQGRNGSVFCYGATGAGKTYTMLGTLENPGVMVLAIKDLFTKIRQRSCDGNHVVHLSYLEVYNETVRDLLSPGRPLVLREDKQGIVAAGLTQYRAYSADEVMALLQQGNQNRTTEPTRANETSSRSHAILQVVIEYRVKDASMNVVNRVGKLSLIDLAGSERALATDQRTARSLEGANINRSLLALSSCINALVEGKKHIPYRNSKLTQLLKDSLGGACNTVMIANISPCNLTFGETQNTLHWADRAKEIRTKACEVNEETLQLPETDTDQAKLLLELQKENRELRVQLAHQKQKLLVVQAQSFAANASPTPSSVASLLTPPTSAQANDKRKPRPSFLTRTCFTPESKKRGAEEAVRDLRRTVKTLEAEIERMKKDHTSQLKQKDDLIRELLRGSEKTPGAGREGGEKRAVTRTSLRLQEPSTKRIVTRASMRKQEASIGELKSPSHRFRSPVPTAKKRSFWDITTANSPSVATLNGRKTRSHVISEPAAAPSMLLQVLHDKSPSV from the exons ATGCCTGTGTCGACTCGGTCTCAGACCAACTCAGTGGAGAGAAGCAAACCCGGTTCAGATCAAGAACCGAGCCACGCGAATCTTCCGCTAAGGAACCCACATCATGGATTGAAGGAAAAGATGAGAGCTTTGACGCTGCTCTACGAGCAGCAGAAGCAGGCCACGGCAGCGCTGAGGAACCCGAATCCGAAATCCGATCCGGAGCAGGTCCGATTCGCGAGCCACCCGAGCGTCGAGCTTTTCGgttcttgcaaaaaagaggagagagaagaaccGAAGCAGGGGAGCCACCACGTGATGAGAGAGAACAACAGCAACGCAATGCACAACTCCACCGTTACCAGAACTTACGTTCTGCCACAGCCGCCGCCAACCCACGCCAAGGAGAACGTGGCAGCGGCTGGATTAAACGACCGGATTCTCAGCTTTACTTCGTGTCCAAGAAAGAGCAAGGCTTCAACCCCGGTGGCGAGGAGGCTGTCAATGGGAGGTCACGTGCAGCACGTGCCGGGGCCGCCGCGGGAGTCCAGTGGGGTGGCGGAGGGGGCTAGGAATGTGCAAGAATCGGAGACCCCTTCGGTTTCGGAGACACCCACGAGTCGGATTCTTGTGTTTGTTAGGCTGAGGCCGATggccaagaaggaaaaggaggcGGGTTCCAGATGCTGCGTTCGAATTGTGAACCGGCGGGATGTTTACCTGACGGAGTTTGCGAACGAGAACGATTATCTGCGGCTGAAGAGGCTGCGGGGACGGCATTTCATGTTCGATGCTTCTTTCCCTGATTCCACTTCTCAGCAAGAAGTTTATTCCAGCAC TACAGCAGAGCTTGTGGAGGCAGTACTGCAGGGGAGGAATGGATCAGTGTTCTGCTATGGTGCCACTGGAGCTGGAAAAACATACACAATGCTCGGCACGCTGGAGAATCCGGGAGTGATGGTTTTGGCAATCAaggacctcttcaccaagataaGGCAGAGGAGCTGTGATGGAAACCATGTGGTTCATCTGTCCTATCTTGAGGTCTATAACGAAACCGTGAGGGATCTGCTCTCCCCCGGAAGGCCTCTTGTACTTCGAGAAGACAAACAG GGAATAGTGGCAGCCGGTCTTACACAATACAGAGCTTATTCCGCCGATGAA GTTATGGCATTACTTCagcaaggaaaccaaaaccgaacTACTGAACCAACTCGCGCTAATGAAACTTCCTCACGGTCCCATGCTATTTTGCAG GTTGTGATTGAATACCGAGTAAAAGATGCTTCTATGAATGTGGTCAACCGAGTAGGGAAGCTCTCACTAATTGATCTTGCCGGGTCAGAGAGAGCCCTTGCCACGGACCAGAGAACAGCTAGATCTCTTGAGGGTGCCAATATAAATCGGTCACTCTTAGCACTGAGCAGCTGCATCAATGCTCTTGTGGAAGGAAAGAAGCACATACCTTATAGGAACTCAAAGTTAACCCAACTTCTTAAGGATTCTTTAGGAGGAGCTTGTAACACTGTGATGATCGCGAACATCAGCCCTTGCAATCTCACCTTTGGTGAAACCCAAAACACGCTTCATTGGGCAGATCGAGCAAAGGAAATCAGGACTAAG GCGTGCGAGGTGAATGAGGAGACACTGCAATTACCGGAAACTGATACTGATCAAGCCAAGCTATTGCTTGAATTACAGAAGGAGAATCGTGAACTGCGAGTACAACTTGCACACCAGAAACAGAAGCTATTAGTTGTCCAAGCACAGTCCTTCGCTGCAAATGCCTCTCCAACGCCTTCTTCGGTTGCATCCCTCTTGACTCCTCCAACTTCTGCCCAAGCAAATGACAAGCGGAAACCCAGACCCTCTTTCTTGACCCGGACTTGCTTCACACCAGAGTCCAAGAAAAGAGGGGCTGAGGAAGCAGTTAGAGATCTTCGCCGGACTGTAAAGACATTGGAGGCAGAAATAGAGAGGATGAAGAAAGATCACACTTCACAGCTAAAGCAGAAAGATGATCTCATTCGTGAGCTTTTGAGGGGAAGTGAGAAAACACCAGGAGCAGGGAGGGAGGGTGGGGAAAAGAGGGCAGTGACAAGGACTAGCTTGAGACTGCAGGAGCCGAGCACAAAGAGGATCGTTACAAGAGCTAGCATGAGAAAACAGGAGGCAAGCATTGGTGAATTGAAGAGCCCAAGTCACCGTTTCAGGTCACCAGTCCCAACAGCTAAAAAACGAAGCTTTTGGGACATAACAACTGCAAACAGCCCATCAGTTGCTACATTAAATGGAAGAAAAACTAGAAGCCATGTCATTTCTGAACCTGCTGCAGCTCCCTCCATGCTTCTTCAG GTTTTGCACGACAAAAGCCCGAGCGTTTGA
- the LOC103455469 gene encoding kinesin-like protein KIN-8A isoform X1 — MPVSTRSQTNSVERSKPGSDQEPSHANLPLRNPHHGLKEKMRALTLLYEQQKQATAALRNPNPKSDPEQVRFASHPSVELFGSCKKEEREEPKQGSHHVMRENNSNAMHNSTVTRTYVLPQPPPTHAKENVAAAGLNDRILSFTSCPRKSKASTPVARRLSMGGHVQHVPGPPRESSGVAEGARNVQESETPSVSETPTSRILVFVRLRPMAKKEKEAGSRCCVRIVNRRDVYLTEFANENDYLRLKRLRGRHFMFDASFPDSTSQQEVYSSTTAELVEAVLQGRNGSVFCYGATGAGKTYTMLGTLENPGVMVLAIKDLFTKIRQRSCDGNHVVHLSYLEVYNETVRDLLSPGRPLVLREDKQGIVAAGLTQYRAYSADEVMALLQQGNQNRTTEPTRANETSSRSHAILQVVIEYRVKDASMNVVNRVGKLSLIDLAGSERALATDQRTARSLEGANINRSLLALSSCINALVEGKKHIPYRNSKLTQLLKDSLGGACNTVMIANISPCNLTFGETQNTLHWADRAKEIRTKACEVNEETLQLPETDTDQAKLLLELQKENRELRVQLAHQKQKLLVVQAQSFAANASPTPSSVASLLTPPTSAQANDKRKPRPSFLTRTCFTPESKKRGAEEAVRDLRRTVKTLEAEIERMKKDHTSQLKQKDDLIRELLRGSEKTPGAGREGGEKRAVTRTSLRLQEPSTKRIVTRASMRKQEASIGELKSPSHRFRSPVPTAKKRSFWDITTANSPSVATLNGRKTRSHVISEPAAAPSMLLQLAYPCFWFVIFFGPHIINYAPFSQVLHDKSPSV; from the exons ATGCCTGTGTCGACTCGGTCTCAGACCAACTCAGTGGAGAGAAGCAAACCCGGTTCAGATCAAGAACCGAGCCACGCGAATCTTCCGCTAAGGAACCCACATCATGGATTGAAGGAAAAGATGAGAGCTTTGACGCTGCTCTACGAGCAGCAGAAGCAGGCCACGGCAGCGCTGAGGAACCCGAATCCGAAATCCGATCCGGAGCAGGTCCGATTCGCGAGCCACCCGAGCGTCGAGCTTTTCGgttcttgcaaaaaagaggagagagaagaaccGAAGCAGGGGAGCCACCACGTGATGAGAGAGAACAACAGCAACGCAATGCACAACTCCACCGTTACCAGAACTTACGTTCTGCCACAGCCGCCGCCAACCCACGCCAAGGAGAACGTGGCAGCGGCTGGATTAAACGACCGGATTCTCAGCTTTACTTCGTGTCCAAGAAAGAGCAAGGCTTCAACCCCGGTGGCGAGGAGGCTGTCAATGGGAGGTCACGTGCAGCACGTGCCGGGGCCGCCGCGGGAGTCCAGTGGGGTGGCGGAGGGGGCTAGGAATGTGCAAGAATCGGAGACCCCTTCGGTTTCGGAGACACCCACGAGTCGGATTCTTGTGTTTGTTAGGCTGAGGCCGATggccaagaaggaaaaggaggcGGGTTCCAGATGCTGCGTTCGAATTGTGAACCGGCGGGATGTTTACCTGACGGAGTTTGCGAACGAGAACGATTATCTGCGGCTGAAGAGGCTGCGGGGACGGCATTTCATGTTCGATGCTTCTTTCCCTGATTCCACTTCTCAGCAAGAAGTTTATTCCAGCAC TACAGCAGAGCTTGTGGAGGCAGTACTGCAGGGGAGGAATGGATCAGTGTTCTGCTATGGTGCCACTGGAGCTGGAAAAACATACACAATGCTCGGCACGCTGGAGAATCCGGGAGTGATGGTTTTGGCAATCAaggacctcttcaccaagataaGGCAGAGGAGCTGTGATGGAAACCATGTGGTTCATCTGTCCTATCTTGAGGTCTATAACGAAACCGTGAGGGATCTGCTCTCCCCCGGAAGGCCTCTTGTACTTCGAGAAGACAAACAG GGAATAGTGGCAGCCGGTCTTACACAATACAGAGCTTATTCCGCCGATGAA GTTATGGCATTACTTCagcaaggaaaccaaaaccgaacTACTGAACCAACTCGCGCTAATGAAACTTCCTCACGGTCCCATGCTATTTTGCAG GTTGTGATTGAATACCGAGTAAAAGATGCTTCTATGAATGTGGTCAACCGAGTAGGGAAGCTCTCACTAATTGATCTTGCCGGGTCAGAGAGAGCCCTTGCCACGGACCAGAGAACAGCTAGATCTCTTGAGGGTGCCAATATAAATCGGTCACTCTTAGCACTGAGCAGCTGCATCAATGCTCTTGTGGAAGGAAAGAAGCACATACCTTATAGGAACTCAAAGTTAACCCAACTTCTTAAGGATTCTTTAGGAGGAGCTTGTAACACTGTGATGATCGCGAACATCAGCCCTTGCAATCTCACCTTTGGTGAAACCCAAAACACGCTTCATTGGGCAGATCGAGCAAAGGAAATCAGGACTAAG GCGTGCGAGGTGAATGAGGAGACACTGCAATTACCGGAAACTGATACTGATCAAGCCAAGCTATTGCTTGAATTACAGAAGGAGAATCGTGAACTGCGAGTACAACTTGCACACCAGAAACAGAAGCTATTAGTTGTCCAAGCACAGTCCTTCGCTGCAAATGCCTCTCCAACGCCTTCTTCGGTTGCATCCCTCTTGACTCCTCCAACTTCTGCCCAAGCAAATGACAAGCGGAAACCCAGACCCTCTTTCTTGACCCGGACTTGCTTCACACCAGAGTCCAAGAAAAGAGGGGCTGAGGAAGCAGTTAGAGATCTTCGCCGGACTGTAAAGACATTGGAGGCAGAAATAGAGAGGATGAAGAAAGATCACACTTCACAGCTAAAGCAGAAAGATGATCTCATTCGTGAGCTTTTGAGGGGAAGTGAGAAAACACCAGGAGCAGGGAGGGAGGGTGGGGAAAAGAGGGCAGTGACAAGGACTAGCTTGAGACTGCAGGAGCCGAGCACAAAGAGGATCGTTACAAGAGCTAGCATGAGAAAACAGGAGGCAAGCATTGGTGAATTGAAGAGCCCAAGTCACCGTTTCAGGTCACCAGTCCCAACAGCTAAAAAACGAAGCTTTTGGGACATAACAACTGCAAACAGCCCATCAGTTGCTACATTAAATGGAAGAAAAACTAGAAGCCATGTCATTTCTGAACCTGCTGCAGCTCCCTCCATGCTTCTTCAG CTTGCCTATCCATGTTTCTGGTTTGTGATATTTTTTGGACCGCACATCATCAATTACGCACCATTCAGCCAGGTTTTGCACGACAAAAGCCCGAGCGTTTGA
- the LOC103455470 gene encoding DEAD-box ATP-dependent RNA helicase 51-like, which translates to MTDPNLHAHSEDETKKKKRKRNRAKKPSESAGVEKEEYTEPQNPNGEPAKGESEKKRKKVKKLKGEEVEDQSPVEDKDEEDEEREEAMEEEEEKKKKKKVNSGGGGTGIMTTESFASLNLSENTYKAIEEMKFQYMTQIQARAIPPLLIGKDVLGAARTGSGKTLAFLIPAVELLYNTHFAPRNGMGVVVICPTRELAIQTHAVAKDLLKYHSQTLGLVIGGSARRGEAERIVKGVNLLVATPGRLLDHLQNTKGFIYKNLKCLVIDEADRLLEANFEEEMKQIVKILPKDRQTALFSATQTKKVEDLVKLSFRKDQKPIYVDVDEGRSKVTNEGLEQGYCVVPSAKRFLLLYSFLTKNTSKKVMVFFSSCNSVKFHSELLRYVNVECFDIHGKQKQQKRTTTFFDFCKAEKGILLCTDVAARGLDIPAVDWILQFDPPDEPTEYIHRVGRTARGEGATGKALLFLIPEELQFIRYLKAANVPVKPYDFNEKKLKNVQSKLEQMVQNIHYLNKSAKEAYTSYLLAYNSHSMKDIFNVHRLDLQAVAASFCFSNPPKVHLNLDSSKSKFRKKTRKEGSRNGFSESNPYGNRKGGDDRQFIRH; encoded by the exons ATGACAGACCCAAACCTTCACGCGCATTCGGAGGAcgagacgaagaagaagaagcgcaAGAGAAACAGAGCGAAGAAACCGTCGGAATCTGCGGGTGTGGAGAAAGAAGAATATACGGAGCCTCAAAACCCTAACGGCGAACCGGCTAAGGGCGAGagtgagaagaagaggaagaaggtgAAGAAATTGAAGGGAGAGGAAGTAGAGGATCAAAGCCCCGTGGAGGacaaagatgaagaagatgaggagaGGGAAGAAgcaatggaggaggaggaggagaagaagaagaagaagaaggtgaatagtGGCGGTGGAGGGACTGGGATTATGACCACAGAGTCGTTTGCTTCCTTGAACTTGTCTGAGAACACTTACAAGGCCATTGAAGAAATGAAGTTTCAGTATATGACTCAG ATTCAAGCTAGAGCAATCCCACCGCTCTTGATTGGAAAAGATGTCCTCGGAGCTGCAAGGACAGGGTCTGGTAAAACTCTTGCTTTTCTCATACCAGCTGTGGAGCTGCTATATAACACACATTTTGCTCCTCGTAACGGAATGGGTGTTGTTGTGATTTGCCCAACACGGGAACTTGCAATACAG ACCCATGCTGTGGCAAAGGACCTTCTAAAGTATCACTCTCAGACTCTTGGCTTGGTTATTGGAGGTTCAGCTAGGAGAGGGGAAGCAGAACGTATTGTAAAAGGAGTGAATTTATTGGTTGCAACCCCTGGTCGACTTCTTGACCATCTTCAGAATACCAAAGGATTCATATATAAGAACTTGAAG TGCCTCGTGATTGATGAAGCTGACAGGTTATTGGAAGCGAACTTTGAGGAGGAAATGAAACAGATTGTCAAGATTCTGCCAAag GATAGGCAAACAGCTTTATTTTCAGCAACCCAAACTAAGAAG GTTGAAGATCTTGTTAAGTTGTCATTTCGAAAAGATCAGAAACCTATCTATGTTGATGTGGATGAGGGGAGGTCAAAG GTCACCAATGAAGGGCTGGAACAAGGCTATTGTGTTGTCCCAAGTGCGAAGAGATTTCTTCTCTTATATTCTTTCCTGACAAAGAATACATCTAAGAAAGTTATGGTCTTCTTCTCGTCTTGTAACTCAGTGAAATTCCACTCCGAACTTCTTAGATACGTTAATGTGGAATGCTTTGATATCCATGGAAAGCAAAAGCAGCAGAAGAGGACAACTACTTTTTTTGACTTCTGTAAAGCAGAGAAAGGAATCTTACTTTGTACTGATGTTGCTGCTCGTGGACTGGATATTCCTGCTGTG GACTGGATTTTGCAGTTTGATCCTCCGGATGAACCGACG GAATATATCCATAGGGTTGGTCGAACAGCTCGAGGGGAAGGTGCAACAGGAAAGGCATTACTTTTCCTCATTCCCGAAGAGTTGCAATTCATTCGCTATTTGAAG GCTGCAAATGTGCCCGTTAAACCATAcgattttaatgaaaagaagCTGAAGAATGTGCAGTCAAAACTG GAGCAGATGGTTCAAAACATTCACTACCTGAATAAATCAGCAAAAGAGGCGTATACATCTTATTTATTAGCATACAATTCACACTCTATGAAGGACATCTTTAATGTACACCGGCTTGATCTGCAG GCGGTTGCagcttctttttgtttttctaatcCGCCCAAGGTGCATTTGAACTTAGACAGCAGTAAATCGAAGTTCAGGAAGAAGACGCGTAAAGAAGGAAGTCGAAATGGATTCAGTGAGAGCAATCCTTACGGCAATCGAAAAGGCGGAGATGATAGACAGTTCATAAGGCATTAG
- the LOC103455471 gene encoding early nodulin-like protein 5: MATSKAFLFFFLLSTSQVLFVSGTKFEVGGKSGWEVPKSKNGQQMYNEWASKNRFKVDDALSFNYTKDSVMVVTKDEYEKCHSAHPIFYSNNGATTFTLDRPGLFYFISGVAGHCERGQKMIIKVLEPATPPQSADQNATDPSQPKHGSAATAAISSAATLVFCMVSFVVVFFF; the protein is encoded by the exons ATGGCAACCTCCAAagcatttctcttcttttttcttctttctacaTCCCAAGTCCTTTTTGTATCTGGTACCAAATTCGAAGTTGGAGGCAAGAGTGGATGGGAGGTCCCGAAATCGAAGAACGGCCAACAAATGTACAACGAATGGGCTTCGAAAAACCGGTTCAAGGTCGACGACGCTCTCT CTTTCAATTACACGAAAGACTCGGTGATGGTGGTGACCAAGGACGAGTACGAAAAATGCCACTCTGCCCATCCCATCTTCTACTCCAACAACGGTGCAACTACGTTCACACTGGACCGGCCTGGTTTGTTCTACTTCATCAGCGGAGTTGCCGGGCACTGCGAGAGAGGGCAGAAGATGATCATCAAGGTCTTGGAGCCGGCAACCCCGCCTCAATCTGCTGATCAGAACGCAACGGACCCGTCGCAGCCGAAGCATGGTTCGGCTGCAACGGCGGCCATCTCCTCTGCAGCAACTCTTGTGTTCTGCATGGTGTCATTTGTTGTGGTCTTTTTCTTCTAG